The Primulina eburnea isolate SZY01 chromosome 8, ASM2296580v1, whole genome shotgun sequence genome contains a region encoding:
- the LOC140838643 gene encoding coatomer subunit epsilon-1-like, producing MAAAAGGPDPLFGLRNNFYLGAYQAAINSSEIPNLSPGDIVERDCLVYRSYIALGSYQLVINEIDSSAATPLQAVKLLALYLSSPENKEMAIASLREWLGDPAIGNNPMLRLIAGIIFMHEQDYNEALKHTNVGGTEGTMELHALNVQIFLKMYRSDYAEKQLKIMQQTDEDHTLTQLANAWLNLAVGGSKIQEAYLIFQDFAEKYQMTSLILNGKALCCLHKGEFAEADKLLLEALNIDAKDPETLANLVVCSLHNGKPSSRYLNQLKLSHPDHMLVKCASTAEEKFDRAVQNVT from the exons ATGGCTGCGGCTGCTGGAGGACCGGACCCGCTGTTTGGGTTGAGGAACAACTTTTACTTGGGAGCGTACCAGGCGGCGATCAACAGCAGCGAAATCCCCAATCTTTCCCCAGGGGACATCGTTGAGAGAGACTGCCTTGTTTACCGTTCTTACATTGCCCTCGGCAGTTACCAG CTTGTGATAAATGAGATCGATTCGTCAGCAGCGACGCCACTTCAGGCCGTGAAATTGCTGGCTTTATACCTCTCGAGCCCCGAGAACAAG GAAATGGCAATTGCTAGTCTTCGCGAGTGGTTAGGAGATCCAGCCATTGGAAACAACCCTATGCTAAGGCTTATTGCTGGAATTATATTCATGCACGAGCAGGATTATAATGAAGCCTTGAAGCACACAAATGTTGGGGGAACTGAGGGAACCATGGAGCT GCATGCTTTAAATGTccaaatttttctcaaaatgtATAGATCAGATTATGCTGAGAAACAACTGAAAATCATGCAACAAACAGATGAGGATCATACCCTAACTCAACTTGCAAATGCATGGCTAAACTTGGCTGTG GGTGGTTCAAAGATACAGGAAGCGTATCTGATATTCCAGGACTTCGCAGAAAAGTATCAAATGACTAGCTTGATTCTTAATGGGAAGGCACTATGCTGCTTGCACAAGGGTGAATTTGCTGAAGCTGATAAACTTCTGCTCGAGGCCCTAAACATT GATGCGAAGGACCCAGAGACTCTTGCCAATCTCGTTGTCTGCAGTCTTCACAACGGGAAGCCATCCTCCCGCTATTTGAA CCAGTTGAAATTGTCACACCCAGACCACATGCTTGTCAAATGTGCATCAACAGCGGAAGAGAAGTTCGATAGAGCAGTTCAAAATGTTACTTGA